In Pseudomonas sp. MYb327, one DNA window encodes the following:
- a CDS encoding aldehyde dehydrogenase family protein → MTSTIQLISPVDGRVYAERPFADAAQIEQALASAAAAQAQWKRRPLSERAAFCSAAVDAMLAMKDEIVPELAWQMGRPVRFGAGELRGFEERARHMIAIAPEVLAAVEPAPVAGFRRHIKREPLGTVLVVAPWNYPYLTAVNTVIPALMAGNAVILKHASQTLLVGERFAEAMRRANLPEGLFHHLLLGHDQTAAIISSGRVQQVNFTGSVEAGKAMESAATGRFLGMGLELGGKDPAYVRADANLDHAVENLVDGSFFNSGQSCCAVERIYVDQRIYPAFIERFADLTRQYVLGNPLDESTTLGPLVTPGAAVFVRAQIAEALAQGAKALIDPQAFPADVPGSAYLGPQVLVDVTHQMSVMRDESFGPVVGIMSVTGDDEAIALMNDSEFGLSASIWTQDLAAAERLGNEIDTGTVFMNRCDYLDPALAWTGVKNSGRGVTLSRLGYEHLTRAKSFHLRHEI, encoded by the coding sequence ATGACTTCGACGATTCAACTGATCTCCCCGGTCGACGGCCGGGTCTACGCTGAGCGTCCGTTTGCCGATGCTGCGCAGATCGAGCAGGCGTTGGCGTCTGCCGCCGCTGCCCAGGCGCAATGGAAACGCCGACCTTTGAGCGAACGCGCGGCTTTTTGCAGCGCCGCGGTGGACGCGATGCTGGCCATGAAGGACGAAATCGTCCCGGAACTGGCTTGGCAAATGGGCCGACCGGTGCGCTTTGGCGCGGGTGAATTGCGCGGTTTCGAAGAGCGTGCGCGACATATGATCGCCATTGCGCCTGAAGTGCTGGCAGCGGTGGAGCCCGCGCCTGTGGCGGGTTTTCGGCGCCATATCAAACGCGAGCCGCTGGGCACGGTGCTGGTGGTCGCACCGTGGAATTACCCGTATCTGACAGCCGTCAACACGGTGATCCCGGCGCTGATGGCGGGCAACGCCGTCATCCTCAAACACGCTTCGCAAACCCTGCTGGTGGGTGAACGATTTGCCGAGGCCATGCGCCGCGCCAATCTGCCTGAGGGCCTGTTCCATCATCTGCTGCTCGGCCATGACCAGACTGCCGCGATCATCAGTTCCGGACGCGTGCAGCAGGTGAACTTCACCGGTTCCGTGGAAGCCGGCAAGGCTATGGAAAGCGCTGCCACCGGGCGCTTTCTCGGCATGGGCCTGGAGCTTGGCGGCAAAGACCCGGCCTACGTGCGGGCCGATGCCAACCTCGACCATGCGGTGGAAAACCTGGTGGACGGCAGCTTTTTCAATTCCGGGCAAAGCTGCTGCGCCGTGGAACGGATCTATGTCGATCAGAGAATCTACCCGGCGTTTATCGAGCGTTTCGCCGACTTGACCCGTCAATACGTGCTCGGAAATCCGCTGGACGAATCCACCACGCTCGGCCCGTTGGTGACACCGGGCGCAGCGGTGTTCGTGCGTGCCCAGATTGCCGAAGCATTGGCCCAGGGCGCCAAGGCATTGATTGATCCGCAAGCCTTCCCCGCCGATGTGCCGGGCAGCGCCTACCTCGGGCCGCAGGTGCTGGTGGATGTCACCCATCAAATGTCGGTCATGCGTGATGAAAGCTTTGGTCCGGTGGTCGGCATCATGTCGGTGACCGGCGACGATGAAGCCATTGCCTTGATGAACGACAGCGAGTTCGGGCTCAGCGCTTCGATCTGGACCCAGGACCTCGCCGCCGCCGAACGCCTGGGCAACGAGATCGACACCGGCACCGTGTTCATGAACCGCTGCGATTACCTCGACCCGGCCCTGGCCTGGACCGGGGTGAAAAACAGCGGGCGCGGCGTCACCCTGTCGCGTCTTGGCTACGAACACCTGACCCGCGCCAAATCCTTCCATTTGCGCCACGAGATCTGA
- a CDS encoding glutamine synthetase family protein, which yields MTKPLLSFDELKRAAASGEIDTVLVCMVDMQGRLVGKRFQVEFFIDSGYEETHCCNYLLADDIDMEPVPGYAAASWSKGYGDFVLKPDMSTLRKVPWLECTALVLCDVLEHHHRQDLPHSPRAILKKQIERLRERGYTGMFASELEFYLFDESYESIHKRNYYKPKTAGHYIEDYNILQTTREEPVLRAIRKHLQASGIPVENSKGEWGPGQEEINIRYADALTMADHHVIIKHACKEIAQLQGKAITFMAKWRYDAAGSSSHIHNSLWDKNAKKPLFFDAKAEFGMSKLMRAWVAGQLKYANDITCFLAPYINSYKRFQAGTFAPTRAVWSRDNRTAGFRLCAEDSKAIRIECRIGGADLNPYLAFAALIAAGLAGIDEKLTLDPPFEGDAYVDEKLPEVSKTLREASAALKGSSMLREAFGDEVVDHYVHTAEWEQKEYDRRITDWELQRGFERY from the coding sequence ATGACGAAGCCTCTTCTCAGTTTCGATGAACTCAAGCGTGCTGCCGCCTCCGGCGAAATCGACACCGTTCTGGTGTGCATGGTCGACATGCAGGGGCGACTGGTCGGCAAGCGATTCCAGGTCGAGTTTTTCATCGACAGCGGCTATGAAGAAACCCACTGCTGCAACTACTTGCTGGCCGATGACATCGACATGGAGCCGGTGCCCGGTTACGCCGCCGCCAGTTGGAGCAAGGGTTACGGCGACTTCGTGCTCAAGCCCGACATGAGCACGCTGCGCAAGGTGCCCTGGCTGGAATGCACGGCGCTGGTGTTGTGCGATGTGCTCGAACATCACCATCGACAAGACTTGCCCCACAGCCCGCGCGCCATCCTGAAAAAACAGATCGAGCGGCTGCGTGAACGCGGCTACACCGGCATGTTCGCCTCGGAACTGGAGTTCTATCTGTTCGACGAGAGCTACGAATCGATCCACAAGCGCAACTACTACAAACCGAAAACCGCCGGGCACTACATCGAGGATTACAACATCCTCCAGACCACCCGCGAAGAGCCGGTGCTGCGGGCGATTCGCAAGCATCTGCAAGCGTCCGGCATTCCCGTGGAGAACTCCAAGGGTGAATGGGGGCCGGGCCAGGAAGAGATCAACATTCGCTACGCCGATGCCCTGACCATGGCCGACCACCACGTCATCATCAAGCACGCCTGCAAGGAGATCGCGCAGCTGCAGGGCAAGGCGATCACGTTCATGGCCAAGTGGCGTTACGACGCCGCCGGTTCCAGCAGCCATATCCATAATTCGCTGTGGGACAAGAACGCCAAGAAGCCACTGTTCTTCGACGCCAAGGCCGAGTTCGGCATGTCGAAACTGATGCGCGCCTGGGTCGCCGGACAGCTCAAATATGCAAACGACATCACCTGTTTCCTGGCGCCCTACATCAATTCCTATAAACGCTTTCAGGCTGGCACCTTCGCCCCGACCCGCGCGGTGTGGAGCCGCGACAATCGCACCGCAGGCTTTCGCTTGTGCGCCGAAGACAGCAAAGCCATTCGCATCGAATGCCGCATCGGTGGGGCCGACCTCAACCCTTACCTGGCCTTCGCCGCGTTGATCGCTGCCGGGCTGGCCGGGATCGACGAGAAGCTCACACTCGACCCTCCTTTCGAAGGCGACGCCTACGTCGACGAAAAACTGCCGGAAGTCTCCAAGACGCTGCGTGAAGCCAGTGCGGCGCTCAAGGGCTCGAGCATGTTGCGCGAGGCGTTCGGTGATGAAGTGGTCGACCACTACGTGCACACCGCCGAATGGGAACAGAAGGAGTACGACCGGCGGATTACCGATTGGGAATTGCAGCGCGGTTTTGAACGTTACTGA
- the phnE gene encoding phosphonate ABC transporter, permease protein PhnE, whose translation MNRLINLALLLCIVAAVVVSFIYLGVDLGELGGSGNLKQMGAYAQRFLSPDLSAGHLQAIAHGALETIAMSALGTLLAAVFGLLLALPAAGRFGWPLRSASRLVLNALRAVPELVWAALMVLAAGLGPNAGTLALALHTTGVLGRLFAEALENTPPEPAEAIRLQGGNTVWAFCYGTLPNLLPQLLAYILYRWENNIRMASVLGFVGAGGLGQMLYVSLSLFQEAQASTVILAMLLLVFAVDSLSSWSRQRWVKA comes from the coding sequence ATGAATCGCCTGATCAACCTGGCACTGCTGCTGTGCATTGTTGCGGCGGTGGTCGTCTCGTTCATCTACTTGGGCGTCGACCTCGGCGAGCTGGGCGGCAGCGGCAACCTCAAGCAGATGGGCGCCTATGCGCAGCGTTTTCTCAGCCCGGATCTGAGCGCGGGTCATTTGCAAGCCATCGCTCACGGCGCCCTGGAAACCATCGCCATGTCGGCCCTGGGTACGTTGCTCGCTGCGGTGTTCGGCCTGCTATTGGCATTGCCTGCCGCCGGGCGATTCGGCTGGCCATTGCGCAGCGCATCGCGCCTTGTGCTCAATGCCCTGCGCGCGGTGCCGGAATTGGTATGGGCCGCGCTGATGGTCCTTGCCGCCGGGCTCGGCCCCAATGCCGGCACCTTGGCCCTGGCCCTGCACACCACTGGCGTGCTTGGCCGCCTGTTCGCCGAAGCGCTGGAAAACACCCCGCCGGAACCCGCCGAAGCCATCCGTCTGCAAGGCGGCAACACCGTATGGGCCTTCTGCTATGGCACCTTGCCCAATCTGCTGCCGCAGCTGCTGGCCTACATCCTGTACCGCTGGGAAAACAACATACGCATGGCCAGTGTGCTGGGCTTCGTCGGCGCCGGAGGGTTGGGCCAGATGCTGTATGTCAGCCTCAGCCTGTTCCAGGAAGCTCAAGCCAGCACGGTCATCCTGGCCATGTTGCTGCTGGTGTTCGCCGTCGACTCGCTGAGCAGCTGGAGCCGTCAACGCTGGGTGAAGGCGTGA
- a CDS encoding putative selenate ABC transporter substrate-binding protein, translating to MLKRTFALAVGLTLSVCTLLTHAADTLKVSAIPDEAPTELLRKFKPLGAYLEQKLGMKVEFVPVSDYPAVVEALATDRIDMAWLGGFTFVQARLKTGNAIPLVQREQDAQFTSKFITADPAVKSLADLKGKSFAFGSVSSTSGSLMPRYFMLKDGIKPETYFSRIGYSGAHDATVAWVQAGKVDAGVLNASVWEKLVAAGKVDTSKVRVFATTPAYFDYNWTVRGTLDPALAAKIKDAFLALDPAKPADKQILDLQAASRFIETNPENYKGIEEAARAADLLK from the coding sequence ATGCTCAAACGTACCTTTGCTTTGGCCGTCGGCTTGACCCTGTCTGTCTGCACGTTGCTGACCCACGCCGCCGACACCCTGAAAGTCAGCGCCATTCCCGATGAAGCCCCCACCGAACTGCTGCGCAAGTTCAAGCCATTGGGCGCTTATCTGGAGCAGAAACTGGGCATGAAAGTCGAGTTCGTACCCGTGAGCGACTATCCGGCGGTGGTCGAGGCATTGGCTACCGACCGCATCGACATGGCCTGGCTCGGCGGCTTCACCTTCGTGCAGGCACGCTTGAAAACCGGCAATGCGATTCCGCTGGTCCAGCGTGAACAGGATGCCCAGTTCACCAGCAAATTCATCACCGCCGACCCGGCCGTCAAATCCCTGGCCGATCTCAAGGGCAAGAGCTTTGCCTTTGGTTCGGTGTCCTCGACGTCGGGCAGTCTCATGCCGCGTTACTTCATGCTCAAGGATGGCATCAAGCCGGAAACCTACTTCAGCCGCATCGGTTACTCAGGCGCCCATGACGCCACCGTCGCCTGGGTCCAGGCTGGCAAGGTCGACGCCGGTGTACTGAACGCCAGTGTGTGGGAAAAACTGGTCGCCGCGGGCAAGGTCGACACCAGCAAGGTCAGGGTTTTTGCCACCACCCCGGCCTACTTCGACTACAACTGGACAGTGCGTGGGACCCTCGACCCGGCGCTGGCAGCCAAGATTAAGGACGCCTTTTTGGCACTCGATCCGGCGAAACCGGCGGACAAGCAAATTCTCGACTTGCAGGCCGCCAGCCGCTTCATCGAAACCAATCCCGAGAACTACAAGGGCATCGAGGAAGCCGCTCGCGCCGCCGACCTGCTCAAATGA
- a CDS encoding ABC transporter permease subunit translates to MLTRDTRDPDARPRLLLTLLALFLLWPGIHYSELDLRVLVASDSQSEMGRFVSAFWPPAHDEEFLQLLWQATLQTLAIATAGMALALLLAVPASLLASRALSLSAASRAGHPGFMGQLLRWPVRGLLIFLRSVPEIVWALLFVRAVGLGPTAGVLAIAITYSGMLGKVYAEIFESVDQRPAHALLQSGSGRFAAFCYGILPNVAAELLSYTVYRWECAIRASVVMGFVGAGGLGQQMDLSLRMFAGGEVASLLLTFLVLVLFADQLSSLLRWRLT, encoded by the coding sequence ATGCTGACGCGCGATACCCGAGATCCGGACGCTCGCCCCCGCCTGCTCCTTACGCTGCTGGCCCTGTTCTTGCTATGGCCTGGCATCCACTACAGCGAGCTGGACCTGCGCGTATTGGTGGCGAGCGACAGTCAGAGCGAAATGGGCCGATTCGTATCGGCGTTCTGGCCACCGGCCCATGACGAGGAGTTTCTTCAGCTGTTGTGGCAAGCCACCTTGCAGACCCTGGCCATCGCCACGGCCGGCATGGCCCTGGCGTTGCTGCTGGCCGTTCCCGCCAGTCTGTTGGCCAGTCGGGCGCTGTCACTGTCAGCGGCTTCCCGTGCCGGTCATCCGGGTTTTATGGGGCAACTGCTGCGCTGGCCTGTGCGCGGGTTGTTGATCTTCCTGCGCAGCGTCCCGGAAATCGTCTGGGCCTTGCTGTTCGTGCGCGCCGTCGGCCTCGGCCCGACCGCCGGGGTTCTGGCCATTGCCATTACCTACAGCGGCATGTTGGGCAAGGTCTACGCGGAAATTTTCGAATCGGTCGACCAGCGTCCGGCACACGCGCTGCTGCAATCGGGCAGCGGCCGGTTCGCGGCGTTTTGCTACGGGATTCTGCCCAATGTCGCGGCCGAGTTGCTGTCTTACACGGTGTACCGCTGGGAATGCGCGATTCGCGCTTCAGTGGTGATGGGCTTTGTCGGTGCTGGCGGGTTGGGCCAGCAAATGGACCTGTCGCTGCGCATGTTCGCCGGGGGTGAAGTCGCCAGCCTGTTGCTGACCTTCCTGGTGCTGGTGCTGTTCGCCGACCAACTCAGCAGCCTGCTGCGCTGGAGGCTGACATGA
- a CDS encoding ATP-binding cassette domain-containing protein has translation MTLCLTGVNLTHANGVLALRGVDLHIGASEQVAIIGPSGAGKSSLLNLLATALRPSGGELHVLGEQAWQLSARQRQRLRARIGLVHQAPPLPPRQRVVTAVLAGKIGQWGLGKSLLNLLHPLDIPGARAALARLDLGDKLFAQCQQLSGGQLQRVGIARVLYQAPEVLLADEPVSAMDPVLAEHTLSVLCRHARQHNVTLVASLHAVELALAHFSRIIGLRDGQILFDLPAGEVDRELLDRLYANEQLQSPPVATAPLSVQIPRC, from the coding sequence ATGACGTTGTGTTTGACCGGGGTCAACCTCACCCACGCCAACGGCGTCCTGGCGTTGCGTGGTGTGGACCTGCACATTGGCGCCAGCGAACAAGTCGCCATCATTGGCCCGTCCGGCGCGGGCAAATCGAGCCTGCTCAACCTGCTCGCTACCGCCCTGCGACCGAGCGGCGGCGAATTACACGTGCTCGGCGAGCAGGCCTGGCAGCTCTCTGCCCGGCAACGTCAGCGTTTACGGGCGCGTATCGGATTAGTCCATCAGGCGCCACCGCTGCCGCCACGCCAGCGCGTCGTGACTGCGGTGCTGGCTGGAAAAATCGGCCAATGGGGCTTGGGCAAAAGCCTGCTGAACCTGCTGCATCCGCTGGATATTCCCGGCGCCCGCGCGGCGCTGGCCCGGCTGGACCTGGGCGACAAACTGTTCGCACAGTGCCAGCAGCTGTCCGGCGGTCAGCTTCAGCGGGTGGGGATTGCCCGAGTGCTGTATCAAGCCCCTGAAGTATTACTGGCCGATGAGCCTGTATCGGCCATGGACCCGGTACTGGCCGAGCACACCCTGTCCGTACTCTGCCGGCATGCCCGCCAGCACAACGTCACCCTGGTCGCCAGCCTGCATGCGGTGGAGCTGGCACTGGCGCACTTTTCACGCATCATCGGTTTGCGTGACGGACAGATCCTGTTCGACCTTCCGGCCGGTGAAGTCGACCGTGAGTTGCTCGACAGGCTCTACGCCAACGAGCAACTGCAATCCCCGCCGGTCGCTACCGCGCCCTTGAGCGTGCAGATCCCCCGATGCTGA
- a CDS encoding iron-containing alcohol dehydrogenase, translated as MSLTGNWNYPTSIRFGVGRITELAEVCRSQGIQRPLLVTDSGLARAPITTAALDALRADGLGAEMFCDLKPNPVEANLAGGLDAWRAGNHDGVIAFGGGSGLDMGKLIAFMSGQTRPVWDFEDIGDYWTRADETRIAPVIAVPTTAGTGSEVGRAAVIIDEATHTKRIIFHPKMMPRVVISDPVLTVGMPPKITAGTGMDALSHCLEAYCAPGFHPLADGIAVEGMRLVTQALVRAVHTPSDLDARGQMLAAAAMGATAFQKGLGGMHALAHPIGALYDTHHGMTNATLMPYVLKFNRAAIEERITRLAAYLRLPSPGFDSFLAFILKLRKDIAVPHTLFELGVDDKQADLIADMAVVDPSAGGNPLPITRAGAAEIFDAAFHGRL; from the coding sequence ATGAGCCTGACCGGAAACTGGAATTACCCCACGAGCATTCGCTTCGGTGTCGGCCGCATCACCGAACTGGCCGAGGTCTGTCGCAGCCAGGGTATCCAGCGACCGCTGCTGGTCACCGACAGTGGCCTGGCGCGCGCGCCGATCACCACGGCAGCGCTGGATGCCCTGCGCGCCGACGGTCTCGGTGCCGAAATGTTCTGCGACCTCAAGCCCAACCCGGTCGAAGCCAACCTGGCCGGCGGGCTCGATGCCTGGCGTGCCGGCAACCATGACGGAGTGATCGCCTTTGGCGGTGGCAGTGGCCTGGACATGGGCAAACTCATTGCGTTCATGAGTGGCCAGACCCGCCCGGTCTGGGATTTCGAAGACATCGGCGACTACTGGACCCGCGCCGATGAAACCCGCATCGCCCCGGTCATCGCGGTGCCGACCACGGCAGGTACGGGTTCTGAAGTCGGCCGCGCGGCGGTGATCATCGATGAAGCGACCCACACCAAACGCATCATCTTCCACCCGAAAATGATGCCGCGCGTGGTCATCAGCGACCCGGTACTGACCGTCGGCATGCCGCCGAAAATCACGGCTGGCACGGGCATGGATGCGTTGTCGCACTGCCTGGAAGCCTACTGCGCTCCCGGCTTTCACCCCTTGGCCGATGGCATTGCGGTGGAAGGCATGCGCCTGGTGACCCAAGCGCTGGTGCGGGCCGTGCATACCCCTTCCGACCTCGACGCGCGCGGACAAATGCTCGCGGCGGCGGCGATGGGCGCAACAGCTTTTCAAAAAGGACTCGGTGGCATGCACGCCCTCGCCCATCCCATCGGTGCGCTGTACGACACCCATCACGGCATGACCAATGCCACGCTGATGCCGTATGTGTTGAAGTTCAATCGAGCGGCCATCGAAGAACGCATCACACGCCTGGCGGCTTATTTGCGTCTGCCCTCCCCCGGTTTCGACAGCTTCCTGGCTTTCATCCTGAAATTGCGCAAGGACATCGCCGTACCGCACACGCTGTTTGAGCTGGGTGTGGATGACAAACAGGCCGACCTGATTGCGGACATGGCCGTTGTCGACCCCTCGGCTGGCGGCAATCCGCTGCCGATCACCCGGGCCGGTGCGGCAGAAATTTTCGATGCGGCGTTTCACGGCCGTCTCTAG
- a CDS encoding amino acid permease — translation MNPASQPGTDAHDEDVKVLHSMGYAQQLSRRMGVFSNFAISFSIICILSGGINSLAQGTSGAGGAAIGIGWPIGCLISGVFALAMAQISSAYPTAGGLYHWGSILGNRFTGWLTAWFNLLGLVTVLGAINVGTYYFFFGAFGPALGMEDTTTTRVIFLAILTGIQALCNHLGIGLTAKLTDFSGYLIFATALALTIVCLISAPSYEFARLVTFGNYSGEAGGSVWPQVSNGWIFMLGLLLPIYTITGYDASAHTSEETRNAALSVPRGMVMSVVWSLLFGWVMLSAFVLMLPNMDEAASKGWSVFFWAMDTQVNPTLKLALYVAIFISQVLCGLATVTSVSRMIFAFSRDGGLPFSKALSSVSPTFRSPVAAIWTGATLAVLFDWGSSVISVGETPVYTIVVSCTVIFLFFSFVIPIVLGLFTFGTAKWPTMGPWNMGRFWYSVFAILSVLSMVIIFIIGIQPPNDWALYITIGFLVLTAVVWFGFEARRFQGPPVGDVIARRQAEIAAAEAALDKRT, via the coding sequence ATGAACCCAGCAAGCCAGCCCGGCACCGACGCGCACGACGAAGACGTCAAGGTGCTGCACAGCATGGGCTATGCCCAGCAGCTCTCGCGACGAATGGGCGTTTTCTCCAACTTTGCGATTTCCTTTTCGATCATCTGCATCCTCTCCGGCGGCATCAACTCACTGGCCCAGGGCACCTCGGGCGCGGGCGGCGCAGCCATCGGCATCGGCTGGCCGATCGGCTGCCTGATTTCCGGGGTGTTCGCCCTGGCCATGGCACAGATTTCCTCGGCTTATCCCACCGCTGGCGGCCTGTATCACTGGGGCTCGATACTGGGTAATCGCTTTACCGGGTGGCTGACGGCGTGGTTTAACCTGCTGGGTCTGGTCACGGTGCTCGGCGCGATCAACGTCGGCACCTATTACTTCTTTTTCGGTGCCTTCGGACCGGCGCTGGGCATGGAGGACACGACCACTACGCGGGTGATTTTCCTGGCGATCCTCACCGGTATCCAGGCGTTGTGTAACCACTTGGGCATCGGCCTGACCGCCAAGCTCACGGACTTCTCCGGCTACCTGATTTTCGCCACTGCATTGGCGTTGACCATTGTCTGCCTGATCTCGGCTCCCAGTTACGAATTCGCCCGGCTGGTGACCTTCGGCAACTATTCCGGCGAGGCTGGCGGCAGCGTCTGGCCACAAGTGTCCAACGGTTGGATTTTCATGCTCGGCCTGCTGTTGCCGATCTACACCATCACAGGCTACGACGCCTCCGCGCACACCTCCGAGGAAACCCGCAATGCGGCGCTATCGGTGCCACGGGGCATGGTGATGTCGGTGGTCTGGTCGTTACTGTTCGGCTGGGTGATGCTCAGCGCCTTCGTGTTGATGCTGCCGAACATGGATGAGGCCGCCAGCAAAGGCTGGAGTGTGTTTTTCTGGGCCATGGACACACAGGTCAACCCGACACTGAAGCTCGCGTTGTACGTGGCGATATTCATCTCGCAAGTGCTCTGCGGATTGGCCACGGTGACCTCGGTTTCACGCATGATCTTCGCCTTCTCCCGTGACGGTGGTCTGCCTTTCTCGAAGGCGCTGTCCTCGGTGTCACCGACCTTTCGCAGCCCGGTGGCGGCGATCTGGACCGGTGCGACCCTGGCGGTGTTGTTCGACTGGGGCTCGTCGGTGATCTCGGTCGGTGAGACGCCGGTCTACACCATCGTGGTGTCTTGCACGGTGATCTTCCTGTTTTTCTCCTTCGTGATTCCTATCGTGCTGGGCCTGTTTACTTTCGGCACGGCGAAGTGGCCGACCATGGGGCCGTGGAACATGGGGCGTTTCTGGTACTCGGTGTTTGCCATTCTGTCGGTGCTGTCGATGGTGATCATTTTCATCATCGGGATTCAGCCGCCGAATGATTGGGCGTTGTACATCACCATCGGGTTTCTGGTGTTGACGGCGGTTGTCTGGTTCGGGTTTGAGGCGAGAAGGTTCCAGGGGCCGCCGGTGGGCGATGTGATTGCCAGGCGGCAGGCTGAGATTGCGGCGGCTGAAGCGGCGTTGGATAAGCGAACTTGA
- a CDS encoding Ppx/GppA family phosphatase: protein MKGDASLFAAIDLGSNAFRMMIGQSVKRNQRMMIQEVKTLREPVRLSEGFQGGALDELALDRGWQALARFGKKLRGFEAGRVRAVATSAVREADNAQLFLASAERHLGFRIDVISGHEEAQLVYAGVAHTIRDAESMRLVVDIGGGSTELILGRGAQPLVTESIAIGSGTFGSQYFAGGRITAQALLEAERVATLQFEKVARRYRALGWQQVIGSSGTARMLAKVLKANGLNDYGQNGITYSGLLRLSLRLLEVGHVKQLKLAGLQTHRMSILPGGLVVMLAAFKVFGVLHMTPSEPGLRLGVLHGLMSGNAAAH from the coding sequence ATGAAAGGCGACGCCTCTCTCTTCGCGGCCATTGACCTGGGCTCCAATGCGTTTCGCATGATGATTGGCCAGTCGGTCAAGCGAAACCAGCGGATGATGATCCAGGAAGTGAAAACCCTGCGTGAGCCCGTGCGGTTGTCGGAGGGCTTTCAGGGTGGGGCACTGGACGAATTGGCGCTGGATCGAGGCTGGCAAGCGCTGGCGCGATTCGGCAAGAAACTGCGCGGCTTCGAGGCCGGTCGAGTGCGCGCGGTAGCGACCAGTGCCGTCCGCGAAGCCGACAATGCGCAACTGTTTCTCGCCAGCGCGGAGCGGCACCTGGGTTTTCGCATTGATGTCATCTCCGGGCACGAAGAAGCGCAACTGGTCTACGCCGGCGTTGCCCATACGATACGAGATGCCGAGAGCATGCGACTGGTCGTGGATATTGGCGGCGGATCCACCGAGCTGATTCTGGGCAGGGGCGCTCAGCCCCTCGTCACCGAGAGTATTGCCATCGGCAGCGGTACGTTTGGTTCGCAGTATTTTGCGGGCGGGCGAATCACCGCTCAGGCGCTGCTCGAAGCCGAGCGTGTTGCCACATTACAGTTCGAAAAGGTTGCACGCCGATATCGGGCGCTCGGGTGGCAGCAAGTCATAGGTTCGTCAGGTACTGCCCGGATGCTGGCGAAAGTGCTCAAAGCAAACGGGCTAAATGACTACGGCCAAAACGGTATCACCTACAGCGGTCTGTTGCGCCTGTCGTTGCGCCTGCTTGAAGTCGGGCATGTCAAACAACTCAAGTTGGCGGGCCTGCAAACCCATCGCATGAGTATCTTGCCCGGCGGCCTGGTGGTGATGTTGGCTGCGTTCAAGGTGTTCGGCGTCCTGCACATGACGCCTTCCGAGCCGGGGTTAAGGCTGGGTGTGCTTCATGGGCTGATGTCGGGGAATGCCGCCGCCCACTGA